Proteins encoded by one window of Streptomyces uncialis:
- the mrdA gene encoding penicillin-binding protein 2 translates to MTNIPETGRTPRVQVRLVVIQVLVVSLLLTLGGRLWYLQIRNGEEYAEEASGNHVQQVVQPAVRGSVLDARGVPLADNETRLVVSASRTDLMKMPDDGKAALTRLAEVLGMKPKEVTDKVRLCDAETKQPCWNGSPYQPIPITDEATPKQALQIRERSEDFPGITAEPTAVRRYAAPGDANTAQVLGYLSPVTDAEIEKAKDSDSPYLRSDQVGRSGLERQYDKELRGKAGITRYEVDNLGRVIGEAKSDKAEPGANVVTSIDARVQRVAEYELQAALKEARKVYDDNTSMNYKADSGAIVVMEAKTGRVVAMASNPTYDPNAWVGGISGKDYARLTGKNSNYPLLNRAIQGQAAPGSIFKVVPVAAAVNAGYGFDDNYECSSSYAIGGQVFNNFESKGYGSIDLGQALEVSCDTVFYRLSHEEWKRDGGIKPKNKTNDWFYKTAHQFGLGKETGIDLPNEVTGRIPDRQWKKDFWKANKDAWCKAGKKGGDFIQQLSYENCLEGNLMRAGDSVNYSIGQGDTLVTPIQMAAIYGAISNGGTLYHPSVGKAVISPDGKQVREIAPRAGAKLPMTRKTRDEIDGALEGVATRGTAAWRFGGWPQDKIPMHAKTGTAEVHGKQTTSWFATYTDEYAIVMTIAQGGTGSGASAPAVRNVFNALYGVSPEGKIDPRKALLPQPQKSLPRIGRDGAIDSPRIRPYDPQPEPSPSTQALAGPPATTGRRD, encoded by the coding sequence GTGACGAACATTCCGGAGACCGGACGCACACCCCGGGTCCAGGTCCGGCTCGTCGTCATCCAGGTACTGGTGGTGTCGCTGCTGCTCACCCTCGGCGGACGCCTCTGGTACCTCCAGATCCGCAACGGCGAGGAGTACGCCGAGGAAGCCTCCGGCAACCACGTCCAGCAGGTCGTGCAGCCCGCCGTGCGCGGCTCCGTCCTCGACGCGCGCGGAGTGCCCCTCGCCGACAACGAGACCCGGCTCGTGGTCTCCGCGTCCCGCACCGACCTGATGAAGATGCCGGACGACGGCAAGGCGGCCCTCACCCGGCTCGCCGAGGTCCTCGGGATGAAGCCCAAGGAGGTCACCGACAAGGTCCGCCTCTGCGACGCCGAGACCAAGCAGCCCTGCTGGAACGGCTCCCCCTACCAGCCGATCCCGATCACCGACGAGGCCACCCCGAAGCAGGCCCTCCAGATCCGGGAACGCTCCGAGGACTTCCCCGGCATCACCGCCGAACCCACCGCCGTCCGCCGCTACGCCGCGCCCGGCGACGCCAACACCGCCCAGGTGCTCGGCTATCTCTCCCCCGTCACCGACGCGGAGATCGAGAAGGCCAAGGACAGCGACTCGCCGTACCTGCGCTCCGACCAGGTCGGCCGCAGCGGACTGGAACGGCAGTACGACAAGGAACTGCGCGGCAAGGCCGGCATCACCCGCTACGAGGTCGACAACCTCGGCCGGGTCATCGGCGAGGCCAAGAGCGACAAGGCGGAACCCGGCGCCAACGTCGTCACCAGCATCGACGCCCGCGTCCAGCGGGTCGCCGAGTACGAGCTGCAAGCGGCGCTCAAAGAGGCCCGCAAGGTCTACGACGACAACACCAGCATGAACTACAAGGCCGACTCCGGCGCCATCGTCGTGATGGAGGCCAAGACCGGCCGGGTCGTCGCCATGGCGTCCAACCCCACATACGACCCCAACGCCTGGGTCGGCGGTATCTCCGGCAAGGACTACGCCCGCCTCACCGGCAAGAACTCCAACTACCCGCTGCTCAACCGGGCCATCCAGGGCCAGGCAGCCCCCGGCTCCATCTTCAAGGTCGTCCCCGTCGCCGCCGCCGTCAACGCCGGATACGGCTTCGACGACAACTACGAGTGCTCCAGCTCGTACGCCATCGGCGGCCAGGTCTTCAACAACTTCGAGTCCAAGGGATACGGCTCGATCGACCTCGGGCAGGCCCTGGAGGTCTCCTGCGACACCGTCTTCTACCGCCTCTCCCACGAGGAGTGGAAGCGCGACGGGGGCATCAAGCCCAAGAACAAGACCAACGACTGGTTCTACAAGACCGCCCACCAGTTCGGCCTCGGCAAGGAGACCGGCATCGACCTCCCCAACGAGGTCACCGGCCGAATCCCCGACCGGCAGTGGAAGAAGGACTTCTGGAAGGCCAACAAGGACGCCTGGTGCAAGGCGGGCAAGAAGGGCGGCGACTTCATCCAGCAGCTCTCCTACGAGAACTGCCTCGAAGGCAACCTGATGCGCGCCGGTGACTCCGTCAACTACAGCATCGGCCAGGGCGACACCCTGGTGACCCCGATCCAGATGGCCGCCATCTACGGCGCCATCTCCAACGGCGGCACCCTCTACCACCCCAGCGTCGGCAAGGCGGTCATCAGCCCCGACGGCAAGCAGGTCCGCGAGATCGCGCCCCGCGCGGGCGCCAAGCTCCCCATGACCCGCAAGACCCGCGACGAGATAGACGGTGCCCTCGAAGGGGTCGCCACCCGCGGCACCGCCGCCTGGCGCTTCGGCGGCTGGCCCCAGGACAAGATCCCGATGCACGCCAAGACCGGCACCGCCGAGGTCCACGGCAAGCAGACCACCTCCTGGTTCGCGACCTACACCGACGAGTACGCCATCGTCATGACCATCGCCCAGGGCGGCACCGGCTCCGGCGCCTCCGCGCCCGCCGTCCGCAACGTCTTCAACGCGCTCTACGGAGTCAGCCCCGAAGGCAAGATCGACCCCAGGAAGGCCCTGCTGCCCCAGCCGCAGAAGAGCCTGCCGAGGATCGGCCGCGACGGCGCCATCGACTCCCCGAGGATCAGGCCCTACGACCCCCAGCCCGAGCCGTCCCCGAGCACCCAGGCGCTCGCCGGACCGCCCGCGACGACCGGCAGGCGCGACTGA
- the mreC gene encoding rod shape-determining protein MreC — MRDTRESRLLLVLLIVIAFALITVDIRGGEDSPVDGARRAAAAVLGPVENGVSSAVDPIGNAIGAVRDSGERHDRIAVLERENAGLKARLGSDDRNRSRVRQLDAMLKTAGAGQYGIKAAEVIGIGAAQGFSWTVTIDAGAKDGLRRDMTVLNGDGLVGRVTTVGPSTATVLLANDPDFTVGTRMEKTDELGFASGGGDGPLRVQLLNGKSKVKKGDRLVTFGSEADKPFVPGVPVGVVTRVDPSGGDLTRTVYVKPYTGFTKLDIVGVVVEAPREDPRDTVLPPAAKPTPTPTVTVTVTPSPQAPGELAQSGQPQEQ; from the coding sequence GTGAGGGACACACGAGAGAGCCGACTGCTCCTGGTGCTGCTGATCGTCATCGCGTTCGCGTTGATCACGGTCGACATCAGGGGCGGCGAGGACTCACCGGTCGACGGCGCCCGCAGAGCCGCCGCAGCGGTACTCGGACCGGTGGAGAACGGCGTCTCCTCGGCGGTGGACCCCATCGGCAACGCCATCGGCGCCGTCCGCGACTCCGGGGAACGCCACGACCGGATCGCCGTACTGGAACGGGAGAACGCCGGGCTCAAGGCCCGGCTCGGCAGCGACGACCGCAACCGCAGCCGGGTCCGCCAGCTCGACGCGATGCTGAAGACGGCGGGCGCCGGACAGTACGGCATCAAGGCGGCCGAGGTCATCGGGATAGGAGCAGCGCAGGGCTTCTCCTGGACCGTCACCATCGACGCGGGCGCCAAGGACGGCCTCCGGCGCGACATGACCGTCCTCAACGGCGACGGCCTCGTCGGCCGGGTCACCACCGTCGGCCCCTCCACCGCCACGGTCCTGCTCGCCAACGACCCCGACTTCACCGTCGGCACCCGGATGGAGAAGACCGACGAACTCGGCTTCGCCTCCGGCGGCGGCGACGGCCCGCTGCGCGTCCAGCTCCTCAACGGCAAGTCCAAGGTCAAGAAGGGCGACCGGCTCGTCACCTTCGGCTCGGAGGCCGACAAGCCGTTCGTCCCCGGGGTCCCCGTCGGCGTGGTCACCCGCGTCGACCCCTCCGGCGGCGACCTCACCCGCACCGTCTACGTGAAGCCCTACACCGGCTTCACCAAGCTGGACATCGTCGGCGTCGTCGTCGAGGCACCGCGCGAGGACCCGCGTGACACCGTGCTGCCGCCCGCCGCCAAGCCGACCCCCACGCCCACCGTGACCGTCACCGTCACCCCGTCCCCGCAGGCACCCGGCGAGCTCGCGCAGTCCGGTCAGCCGCAAGAGCAGTAG
- the mreD gene encoding rod shape-determining protein MreD, with the protein MRFNRMLLSATLVVVALVLQVSVLARLQLPGAVPDLLLLTVLGLALVYGHVSGALIGFGAGLLADLAPPADHAVGRYALVLCVIGYLAGLAKPENGRLMSAVGPMFVVVGSAIGSTLLYAGVGALVGDTAARHVGLTSLLFTAALYDLLLAPFTVPFIMALARRADNDPLAETNAAAKSDVSAGWLSSGTGLRIGNQRGGLRVKAARARVARAGRIKVKGAKRL; encoded by the coding sequence ATGCGCTTCAACCGGATGCTGCTCTCCGCCACCCTGGTGGTGGTCGCCCTGGTCCTCCAGGTGAGCGTCCTCGCCCGGCTGCAACTGCCCGGCGCCGTCCCCGACCTGCTGCTGCTCACCGTCCTCGGCCTCGCCCTGGTCTACGGCCATGTCAGCGGCGCCCTGATCGGCTTCGGCGCGGGACTCCTCGCCGACCTCGCCCCGCCCGCCGACCACGCGGTCGGGCGGTACGCGCTGGTCCTGTGCGTGATCGGCTACCTCGCGGGACTCGCCAAGCCGGAGAACGGCCGGCTGATGTCCGCCGTCGGACCCATGTTCGTCGTCGTCGGCTCCGCCATCGGCTCCACCCTGCTGTACGCGGGCGTCGGCGCCCTCGTCGGTGACACCGCCGCCCGCCATGTGGGACTCACCAGCCTGCTGTTCACCGCCGCGCTCTACGATCTGCTGCTCGCGCCGTTCACGGTGCCGTTCATCATGGCCCTCGCCAGACGTGCCGACAACGACCCGCTCGCGGAGACCAACGCCGCCGCCAAGAGCGATGTCTCGGCGGGCTGGCTGTCCTCCGGCACGGGCCTGCGGATCGGCAACCAGCGCGGCGGACTGCGGGTGAAGGCGGCGCGGGCCCGGGTGGCACGCGCGGGACGTATCAAGGTCAAGGGGGCCAAGCGACTGTGA